In the genome of Ignavibacteriota bacterium, one region contains:
- a CDS encoding SDR family oxidoreductase — translation MKILFIGGTGNISTEVSKLCIEKNYELYLLNRGKRNIKISGAKEIICDISNYDNCSIALDKHNWDVVVNWIAFTKNDIDRDLKLFTGKTKQYIFISSASAYQKPPSSPIITESTPLENPFWQYSRDKIECEKTLMIEFQSKQFPVTIVRPSLTYDTVIPVPIGGWNEYTVVDRIKTGRKIIVHGDGTSLWTITHAKDFAKGFIGLIGNIKAIGESFHITSDEILTWNQIYEAIAEAINNEPNIIHIPSDFIGKYDEHLKCSLLGDKSYSVIFDNTKIKKFVPDFKATIPFKIGIKETINWFEAKQERKIIKQESNNLIDKIINDYEEIFLR, via the coding sequence TTGAAAATATTATTTATAGGCGGAACCGGAAACATTAGTACCGAAGTCAGTAAATTATGCATTGAAAAAAATTATGAGCTTTATTTGCTGAACCGGGGTAAAAGAAATATTAAAATTTCCGGTGCAAAAGAAATTATTTGTGATATTTCCAATTATGATAATTGTTCAATTGCTTTGGATAAACATAATTGGGATGTAGTTGTTAATTGGATTGCGTTTACAAAAAATGACATTGATAGAGATTTAAAATTATTTACCGGAAAAACAAAGCAATACATTTTTATCAGCTCAGCTTCAGCATATCAAAAACCGCCAAGTTCACCAATTATAACCGAATCAACACCTTTAGAAAATCCTTTCTGGCAATATTCGAGAGACAAAATAGAATGTGAAAAAACTTTAATGATAGAATTTCAATCAAAACAGTTTCCCGTAACAATTGTAAGGCCTTCACTTACATATGATACAGTTATTCCGGTTCCAATTGGCGGATGGAATGAATACACCGTTGTTGACAGAATTAAAACGGGAAGAAAAATTATCGTGCATGGCGATGGAACATCGCTATGGACAATTACGCACGCAAAAGATTTTGCCAAAGGTTTTATTGGTTTAATAGGAAACATAAAAGCCATTGGAGAATCGTTTCACATTACTAGTGATGAAATTTTGACATGGAATCAAATTTATGAAGCAATTGCCGAAGCAATAAATAATGAACCAAATATAATTCATATTCCATCGGATTTTATTGGTAAATATGATGAACACTTGAAATGCAGTTTGTTAGGTGATAAATCTTATAGCGTAATTTTTGATAACACGAAAATAAAAAAATTTGTTCCGGATTTTAAAGCTACAATTCCGTTTAAAATTGGAATTAAGGAAACAATAAATTGGTTTGAAGCAAAACAAGAAAGAAAAATCATTAAACAAGAAAGTAATAATTTAATTGATAAAATTATTAATGATTACGAAGAAATTTTTTTGCGATAA
- a CDS encoding lipocalin family protein has protein sequence MKKIDFIYISVILFAVLISSCSEDKTTEPKLILDPALVGTWDLTKIIAKFGTTDIELTPEQAGYNVTANFKDDLTFESTTVTSDSTTIDTGTWGTNDGTLTITIDGEEPESSPYTIDGNVVTIESTVPYQGVEIDANLEFTKQ, from the coding sequence ATGAAGAAAATTGATTTTATATATATTTCAGTAATACTTTTCGCTGTATTAATTAGCTCGTGCAGTGAAGATAAAACCACAGAGCCTAAATTGATTTTAGATCCTGCTTTAGTAGGAACATGGGATTTAACTAAGATAATAGCAAAATTCGGTACTACAGATATTGAATTAACTCCGGAACAAGCCGGTTATAATGTAACAGCAAATTTTAAAGACGATCTCACTTTTGAGTCAACAACGGTAACTTCAGATTCAACAACAATAGATACCGGAACTTGGGGAACAAATGACGGAACTTTAACAATTACAATAGACGGCGAAGAACCGGAATCATCTCCATATACAATTGATGGAAATGTTGTTACTATTGAATCAACAGTACCTTACCAAGGCGTAGAAATTGACGCAAATTTGGAATTTACAAAACAATAA
- a CDS encoding TonB-dependent receptor yields MIKIFYTLFISLLFSCSMFAQSGNIVGKVTDNSNNPLMGVNVIIEGTLIGAASDDKGNFHFSKVKNGNYFISASIIGFTKFKSELIEVKDNTTNITIILKPTSYQFDQLTISANKYDQDLREISSSSYVLDTKTFSEKNYQKVDDAFRFVPGITMTQDQISIRGSSGYSRGAGTRVLVAIDEIPIYTPDTGEIIWELIPLNDIDRIEILKGASSSLYGSSAIGGIINIITNKITSNPLTLVKLHGGFYSSPKYDEWKWTNKTLSFNKQSVSHSRSLGNLNLSASLSRYEDLSYRKNDDQIRYSAFLKADYNFSVNTTLSFWGTGYTREKSTFIYWKDISDPLVPPDADLGQSIKSDRTILGFKFNHIFNDELSLSYIPSAYISYWTDQSESSNRSTSKLFRNEIKINYKYSANVNLISGFEYQYNKVGSTIFGNRKSDGIGIYSQLDLKYLNNLNISAGLRFDNSKLEDLKSENSISPKLGINYKVGEDTYLRTSVGKGFRTPSLAEAFTSTTTSGVTVKPNPTLKAETSLSAEVGMNTNIFQKVNFDFAVYNNEYYDMIEPSFDAVGDIIFMNLTRARIQGVETNITTPMIIDNLMINIGYNFLWAKDLKTNSYLKYRPKNSLIIGFNYKSEMFFGGFDFRYSSRVENIDNEFVELGLIPNGDKRVDIFVTDARVGINLFSLNIPGKISLTAANIFNYYYVELIGNLAPLRNFSLSTEIIF; encoded by the coding sequence ATGATTAAAATATTTTACACATTATTTATATCGCTGTTATTTAGTTGCAGTATGTTTGCGCAATCCGGAAATATTGTCGGAAAGGTTACCGATAATTCCAATAATCCTTTAATGGGTGTAAATGTAATAATTGAAGGGACCTTAATTGGCGCGGCTAGCGACGACAAAGGCAATTTTCACTTTTCAAAAGTTAAAAACGGAAATTATTTTATTTCGGCCAGCATTATTGGTTTTACAAAATTCAAATCGGAATTAATTGAAGTTAAAGACAATACAACAAACATTACTATTATACTCAAACCAACAAGTTATCAATTCGATCAGTTGACTATTTCAGCAAATAAATATGATCAAGATCTGCGAGAAATTTCTTCCAGCAGTTATGTATTAGATACAAAAACATTTTCAGAAAAAAATTATCAAAAAGTTGATGATGCTTTCCGGTTTGTTCCCGGAATAACAATGACACAAGATCAAATAAGCATAAGAGGTTCAAGCGGTTACAGCAGAGGAGCCGGAACAAGAGTGCTTGTTGCTATTGACGAAATTCCGATATATACGCCTGATACCGGCGAAATAATTTGGGAATTAATTCCTTTAAATGATATTGACCGCATAGAAATTCTTAAAGGAGCTTCAAGTTCATTATATGGTTCTTCCGCAATAGGCGGTATAATTAATATTATCACTAATAAAATTACTTCAAACCCGTTAACCTTAGTAAAACTGCACGGCGGATTTTATTCTTCTCCTAAATATGATGAATGGAAATGGACAAATAAAACACTGAGCTTTAATAAGCAATCTGTTTCGCATTCAAGATCACTTGGCAACTTAAATCTATCTGCTTCATTATCAAGATATGAAGATTTAAGTTATCGCAAAAATGACGATCAAATAAGATATTCAGCATTTCTAAAAGCCGATTATAATTTTTCTGTCAACACTACACTTTCATTTTGGGGAACAGGCTATACACGAGAAAAAAGTACATTTATTTATTGGAAGGATATTAGTGATCCTTTAGTTCCTCCCGATGCCGATTTGGGACAATCGATAAAATCTGACAGAACAATTTTAGGATTTAAGTTCAATCATATTTTTAATGATGAACTTTCACTCAGCTATATTCCAAGCGCTTATATTAGTTATTGGACCGATCAATCCGAAAGCAGTAATAGATCGACCAGCAAATTATTTAGAAATGAGATAAAAATTAATTATAAATATTCGGCAAATGTTAATTTAATTTCCGGTTTTGAATATCAATATAATAAAGTCGGTTCAACAATTTTCGGTAACAGAAAATCCGACGGAATCGGAATTTACTCTCAGCTGGATTTAAAATATTTAAATAACTTGAATATATCGGCGGGTTTACGTTTTGATAATTCCAAACTTGAAGATCTAAAAAGTGAAAATTCCATTTCGCCGAAACTTGGAATAAATTATAAAGTTGGAGAAGATACCTATTTAAGAACTTCAGTCGGTAAAGGATTTAGAACACCTTCACTTGCGGAAGCATTTACTTCAACAACCACAAGCGGAGTTACGGTTAAGCCAAATCCTACTTTAAAAGCAGAAACAAGTTTATCAGCCGAAGTCGGTATGAATACAAATATTTTCCAAAAAGTAAATTTTGACTTTGCCGTTTACAATAATGAATATTATGATATGATCGAACCTTCATTTGATGCCGTAGGTGACATTATTTTCATGAATTTGACACGAGCGAGAATTCAAGGAGTTGAAACAAATATTACAACGCCGATGATTATTGATAATTTAATGATAAATATCGGTTATAACTTTTTATGGGCAAAAGATCTAAAAACAAATTCATATTTAAAGTACCGTCCAAAAAATTCTTTAATTATTGGATTTAATTACAAAAGCGAAATGTTTTTTGGCGGATTTGACTTTAGATATTCAAGTCGTGTTGAAAATATTGATAACGAATTCGTAGAATTAGGCTTAATTCCAAATGGCGATAAACGAGTTGATATATTTGTCACTGACGCAAGAGTTGGAATAAATCTTTTTTCATTAAATATACCTGGGAAAATCTCATTAACTGCGGCAAATATATTTAATTATTATTATGTGGAGCTAATAGGAAATTTAGCTCCACTTAGAAATTTCTCTTTAAGTACGGAAATTATTTTCTAA
- a CDS encoding glucose-6-phosphate isomerase, translating into MEKPTVKIILGKYENEINNSINELIEKKIVTRIWEKDFTVWSNSPQEVTNRLDWLFSADETLSHINEINSFVSEIKLEGFTNALLLGMGGSSLAPEVFSFSFGKKQGYLEMKVLDSTDPTAVKNFTNDLDPEKTLYIVSTKSGGTIETLSFFKYFFTFCQNKLGEDKVKKHFIAITDPGSGLEKMAQQLNFRKIFVNNPNIGGRYSVLSFFGTVPAALIGIDLNKLLSNAKFVAEDCKKEKNISAEIGVIIGKLAKLGRDKLTFVYSNKINSFGTWVEQLVAESTGKNGVGILPVESESLESPEYYSDDRVFVYTHFVGENSSSGKIEALKSAGHPIIEIILNDEYDLGGEFFRWEFATAVSGWILGIQPFDQPNVESAKIEAKAMISNFVEKGELPKLNYSIDENGIKLSGNVGTNNLENALNEFLQNLNTEKYNYVSIQAYITPNDETTNLIQILRTKIQKKYKAAVTIGYGPRFLHSTGQLHKGDGGNGIFIQFLSDRKDEEKIPKEIGQKESEFSFGILIDAQLMGDRQALLNNNRKVITINLGNDVNSNIEKLTKLI; encoded by the coding sequence ATGGAAAAACCAACTGTAAAAATTATCCTCGGCAAGTATGAGAATGAAATAAATAATTCGATAAATGAACTGATAGAGAAAAAAATTGTAACAAGAATTTGGGAAAAAGATTTTACGGTATGGTCAAATTCACCGCAAGAAGTAACTAACAGATTAGATTGGTTATTCAGTGCAGATGAAACTTTATCGCACATTAATGAAATAAATTCGTTTGTTAGTGAAATTAAGTTAGAAGGGTTTACTAATGCATTATTGTTGGGAATGGGCGGCTCAAGTTTAGCTCCGGAAGTTTTTTCATTTTCTTTCGGAAAAAAGCAAGGTTATCTTGAAATGAAAGTTTTGGATAGCACTGATCCAACTGCAGTTAAGAATTTTACAAATGATCTTGATCCTGAAAAAACATTGTATATTGTTTCTACAAAATCCGGCGGTACAATTGAAACACTTTCTTTCTTCAAATACTTTTTCACATTCTGCCAGAACAAACTAGGTGAAGACAAAGTTAAAAAACATTTTATCGCAATTACCGATCCCGGCAGCGGTTTGGAAAAAATGGCTCAGCAATTAAATTTCAGAAAAATATTTGTAAACAACCCAAATATTGGCGGAAGATATTCGGTACTTTCATTTTTTGGAACTGTCCCTGCCGCGTTAATTGGAATTGACTTAAATAAATTGTTATCAAATGCAAAATTTGTAGCGGAAGATTGTAAGAAAGAGAAGAATATTAGTGCGGAAATTGGTGTTATAATCGGTAAACTTGCAAAACTCGGAAGAGATAAATTAACATTTGTCTATTCAAATAAAATAAATTCATTTGGAACATGGGTAGAGCAATTAGTTGCCGAAAGTACTGGAAAAAACGGAGTAGGAATTCTTCCGGTTGAATCTGAAAGTTTAGAATCACCAGAGTATTACAGCGATGACCGAGTTTTTGTTTACACGCATTTTGTCGGTGAAAATTCAAGTTCCGGTAAAATTGAAGCGCTAAAAAGTGCAGGTCACCCAATAATAGAAATTATTTTAAATGATGAATATGACCTCGGCGGGGAATTTTTCAGATGGGAATTCGCTACAGCTGTTTCCGGATGGATCTTGGGAATTCAGCCATTTGATCAGCCTAACGTTGAATCAGCCAAAATTGAGGCAAAAGCAATGATTAGTAATTTTGTAGAAAAAGGAGAACTGCCGAAACTAAATTATTCAATTGATGAAAACGGAATTAAATTAAGCGGTAATGTTGGCACAAATAACTTGGAAAATGCACTGAATGAATTTTTGCAAAATTTAAATACAGAAAAATATAATTACGTTTCAATACAAGCTTATATTACTCCTAATGATGAAACAACAAATCTTATTCAAATACTAAGAACTAAAATTCAGAAAAAATACAAAGCTGCCGTAACAATTGGTTATGGACCTAGATTTTTACATTCAACTGGACAATTGCATAAGGGCGACGGTGGAAACGGAATTTTCATTCAATTTTTATCCGATCGAAAAGATGAGGAAAAAATTCCAAAAGAAATTGGCCAAAAAGAATCTGAATTTTCATTTGGAATATTAATTGACGCACAATTGATGGGGGACCGTCAAGCATTGTTAAATAATAATAGAAAAGTAATTACAATTAATTTAGGCAATGATGTAAATTCAAACATTGAAAAATTAACAAAGCTAATTTAA
- a CDS encoding serine acetyltransferase, producing the protein METNLNNLSKTLIEVRKDHKFIKPIKAEAQKFINDLMQLLFPHLTADIYYSEEDIKSKLILLKRNLKFLLKLLNNNEDKTIDKISNDFFGKIENINSELWNDAQAIYEGDPAAHSVDEVILAYPGFKAIAIFRFAHVLFDLNVPILPRILTEYAHQETGIDIHPGAKIGHSFFIDHGTGIVIGETCKIGNNVKIYQGVTLGALSVDKKLAQTKRHPTICDNVIIYAQAVILGGNTVIGKNSIIGGNAWLTESVPENSIVYHKSEIRLRKSNEPEPLEFII; encoded by the coding sequence ATGGAAACTAATTTAAATAATTTATCTAAAACTTTAATTGAAGTAAGAAAAGATCATAAATTCATTAAGCCAATAAAAGCTGAAGCACAGAAATTTATAAATGATCTAATGCAATTGCTGTTCCCGCATTTAACTGCGGATATTTATTATTCGGAAGAAGATATAAAGAGTAAATTAATTTTGCTGAAACGAAATTTAAAATTCCTACTTAAACTTTTGAACAATAACGAAGATAAAACAATTGACAAAATAAGCAATGATTTCTTTGGTAAAATTGAAAATATAAATTCCGAACTTTGGAATGACGCACAAGCAATATACGAAGGCGATCCTGCCGCGCATAGTGTTGACGAAGTAATATTAGCATATCCGGGTTTTAAGGCAATTGCGATTTTTAGATTCGCTCATGTTTTGTTTGATTTAAATGTACCAATACTGCCACGAATTTTAACGGAATATGCACACCAAGAAACCGGAATCGATATTCACCCGGGAGCAAAAATCGGACATTCTTTTTTTATTGATCATGGTACTGGAATAGTAATTGGTGAAACCTGTAAAATAGGGAATAATGTTAAAATTTATCAAGGTGTTACTTTAGGCGCATTAAGCGTTGATAAAAAATTAGCGCAGACAAAAAGACATCCAACAATTTGTGATAATGTAATAATTTATGCTCAGGCGGTAATTCTTGGAGGTAATACAGTAATTGGAAAGAACAGCATTATTGGAGGAAACGCTTGGCTCACGGAAAGTGTTCCTGAAAATTCAATAGTTTATCATAAAAGTGAAATTCGTCTAAGAAAATCAAACGAACCGGAACCTTTGGAGTTTATTATTTAA
- the cysK gene encoding cysteine synthase A, which yields MKVNNILQTIGNTPHLKINKLFGDKTNVWIKLERANPGGSIKDRIALAMIEDAEQKGILKKGSVIVEPTSGNTGIGLAMVAAVKGYELILVMPESMSIERRKIMSAYGAKFELTPKEKGMNGAIEKAKEIVSSNSNAWIPQQFENPSNVDIHFKTTAAEIFNDFPEGIDYLITGVGTGGHISGVAKALKSKFPNLKVLAVEPVLSPVISGGKPGPHPIQGIGAGFIPKNLYTNLLDGVIQVEKEEAFLFAQKAAKFEGLFGGISSGATLAAINKKLPEIPNGSTILGFNYDTGERYLSIADLY from the coding sequence ATGAAAGTCAATAATATTTTACAAACAATTGGCAACACTCCACATTTGAAAATAAATAAATTATTTGGAGACAAAACAAATGTTTGGATAAAGCTTGAAAGAGCTAATCCAGGCGGTAGCATAAAAGATAGAATTGCATTAGCAATGATTGAAGACGCCGAACAAAAAGGAATCTTAAAAAAAGGAAGTGTTATTGTTGAACCGACTTCAGGCAATACCGGCATTGGTTTGGCGATGGTAGCTGCAGTAAAAGGTTATGAATTAATTTTGGTAATGCCTGAATCAATGAGTATTGAAAGACGAAAAATAATGTCCGCGTATGGTGCCAAATTTGAGCTTACTCCAAAAGAAAAAGGAATGAACGGTGCAATTGAAAAAGCAAAAGAAATTGTCAGCTCAAATTCAAATGCATGGATTCCGCAGCAGTTTGAAAATCCTTCAAATGTGGATATTCATTTTAAAACTACTGCCGCTGAAATATTTAATGATTTTCCCGAAGGAATTGATTATTTAATTACAGGAGTTGGAACCGGAGGACACATTTCGGGAGTTGCGAAAGCATTGAAAAGTAAATTTCCTAATCTGAAAGTTCTTGCCGTTGAGCCTGTATTATCTCCGGTAATAAGCGGCGGAAAGCCAGGACCTCATCCAATACAAGGAATCGGAGCAGGTTTCATTCCAAAAAATTTATATACAAATTTGTTAGACGGTGTAATTCAAGTAGAAAAAGAAGAAGCCTTTTTATTTGCGCAAAAAGCGGCAAAATTTGAAGGTTTATTCGGCGGAATTTCTTCCGGCGCTACTTTAGCCGCGATAAATAAAAAATTACCCGAAATTCCGAATGGAAGTACAATATTGGGTTTCAATTACGACACGGGTGAAAGATATTTATCAATTGCGGATCTTTATTAA
- a CDS encoding T9SS type A sorting domain-containing protein produces MKKQHSIITFYILLFTINISGQYDSLYHNEIWRNYLVHLPANYDQNANIKYPLVLVLHGGFGNAYNIEEQSQFSSKSDTAKVPFIVVYPEGVKSPLNISTWNAGGCCGYAASSNVDDVGFISALLDTIEQKYLIDVNRIYASGMSNGGMMTYRLAAELNYRFAAVAPVASVMVNENKFEPNNAIPIIHFHSFLDNNVPIDGGLGDGFANYTYPPLDSILNIWANLNSCSIFDTVFNDNEKYLHETWTNCRDKNNIVLYVTYDGGHSWPGGTVPRIGGDQVSKQINATDLIWDFFQQHSRENTTKTNFSETLISEFELYQNYPNPFNPVTNIEYKIPYLKNRRYNSNSIRIIVYDILGNEVQTLVNETSEPQKYKIQFDASNLASGIYFYRLYFNNLTKTKVMTVIK; encoded by the coding sequence ATGAAAAAACAACATTCAATCATTACTTTTTACATTTTATTGTTTACAATAAATATTTCTGGTCAATATGATTCACTTTATCACAACGAAATTTGGAGAAATTATTTAGTTCATCTGCCCGCAAATTATGATCAAAATGCAAATATAAAATATCCGTTAGTTTTAGTTCTCCATGGCGGTTTTGGAAATGCATATAATATTGAAGAACAATCTCAATTCAGCAGCAAATCCGATACGGCAAAAGTACCATTTATAGTTGTTTATCCGGAAGGTGTTAAAAGTCCATTAAATATTTCAACTTGGAATGCTGGCGGTTGCTGCGGTTATGCGGCAAGTTCAAATGTAGACGACGTTGGGTTTATCTCGGCATTATTAGATACAATTGAGCAAAAATATTTGATTGATGTAAACAGAATTTATGCAAGCGGGATGTCAAATGGCGGAATGATGACTTATCGATTGGCTGCCGAGCTAAACTATAGATTTGCCGCTGTGGCACCTGTTGCTTCCGTAATGGTTAATGAAAATAAATTCGAACCGAATAATGCAATCCCGATTATTCATTTTCATTCATTTTTAGATAATAATGTTCCAATTGATGGCGGTCTAGGCGATGGATTCGCAAACTATACTTATCCTCCTCTGGATTCAATTTTAAATATTTGGGCAAATTTAAATTCGTGCTCAATTTTTGACACTGTTTTTAATGATAACGAAAAATATCTGCATGAAACATGGACGAATTGCAGAGATAAAAATAATATAGTATTATATGTAACTTATGACGGCGGACATTCTTGGCCGGGCGGGACAGTTCCGCGAATCGGCGGTGATCAGGTTTCTAAACAAATAAATGCGACAGATTTAATTTGGGATTTTTTTCAGCAGCATTCGAGAGAAAATACAACCAAAACAAATTTTTCTGAAACGTTAATTTCGGAATTTGAACTTTATCAAAATTATCCGAACCCTTTTAATCCGGTTACAAATATTGAGTACAAAATTCCCTATCTTAAAAACCGTAGATATAATTCAAATTCAATACGAATTATAGTTTATGACATTTTAGGAAATGAGGTTCAAACATTAGTCAATGAAACTAGTGAACCTCAAAAATACAAAATTCAATTCGATGCTTCAAACCTTGCAAGCGGAATTTATTTTTACCGATTATATTTCAACAATTTAACTAAAACAAAAGTAATGACAGTTATAAAGTAG
- a CDS encoding NAD(P)-binding domain-containing protein, with the protein MFEILIIGAGPGGISLGAEARNFGVSKEKILIIEKSAEHSFTIKKYYPDKKLVTANYKGFTPVCTGVMCLTDSSKHETISYLDMAINDNELNVHYNESVYKIDKIESDGSFKIYTDKNIYESRVVAIAVGILGKPNKPEYKIPVELKEKVLFDLTTFEIKNSKVLVVGGGDSASEYCQFLSDEIENNEVYLSYRKNEFSRMNDINKQSLLTLAENKRVNLLLNSNINSITADDNKPVANFNEEIIGSEKFDYIVYALGGSTPENFLKTIGIEFNGPDPILKEGYETNIAGLFLIGDLSAGQKGGSIIWAFNSANTAMQKICKKYLRCDFN; encoded by the coding sequence ATGTTTGAAATACTTATTATCGGAGCTGGACCTGGCGGAATTAGCCTTGGTGCGGAAGCGCGTAATTTCGGAGTATCAAAAGAGAAAATTTTAATTATTGAAAAGTCTGCCGAGCATTCATTTACCATTAAGAAATATTATCCCGATAAAAAATTAGTTACGGCAAATTATAAAGGATTTACTCCGGTTTGCACTGGCGTAATGTGTTTAACAGATTCTTCAAAACATGAAACTATATCATATTTGGATATGGCTATTAATGATAATGAATTAAATGTGCACTATAATGAATCAGTATATAAAATAGATAAAATTGAAAGTGACGGGTCATTTAAAATTTATACAGATAAAAATATTTACGAATCAAGAGTAGTTGCAATTGCCGTGGGAATTTTAGGAAAACCAAATAAACCCGAGTATAAAATTCCAGTCGAACTTAAAGAAAAAGTGCTTTTTGATTTGACAACTTTTGAAATAAAAAATTCCAAAGTATTAGTTGTTGGAGGCGGTGATTCAGCTTCAGAATATTGTCAATTTTTATCAGATGAAATTGAAAATAATGAGGTTTATTTAAGTTATAGGAAAAACGAATTTTCACGTATGAACGACATTAATAAGCAAAGTTTATTAACTCTTGCTGAAAATAAAAGAGTCAACTTACTTTTAAATTCAAATATAAATTCAATTACTGCTGATGATAATAAACCGGTTGCAAATTTCAACGAAGAAATAATTGGAAGTGAAAAATTTGATTACATAGTTTATGCATTAGGCGGAAGCACACCGGAAAATTTTCTTAAAACAATTGGTATTGAGTTTAACGGACCTGACCCAATACTAAAAGAAGGTTATGAAACAAATATTGCCGGTTTATTTTTAATTGGAGATCTTAGCGCGGGACAAAAAGGCGGTTCAATAATATGGGCTTTTAATTCTGCAAATACTGCTATGCAGAAAATTTGTAAAAAATACTTAAGGTGTGATTTTAACTAA
- a CDS encoding ParA family protein: MSKVISVILPKGGVGKTTSAVNLAIALSKRDYNTLLIDLDPTASCSLSLGFNEENIFGDVFDVFSYSKTIDKVIHPTEMEKLFCIPQMKLNSIEEGRQNRLLANNYLLRNIINSIRENYDFIIFDCPPYLFGTTSLALIASDSVLAPIRTDEYSLDAIKTLTRRVDYVRTLYNNNLKIDGIFLTAYENNIKAAFKIKTELYKRFPSMMLNISIPKDVNMLNATFRKKPLILLLPKSRASEAYMNLADELLTKYNLQF; the protein is encoded by the coding sequence TTGAGTAAAGTAATTTCTGTCATTCTTCCAAAAGGGGGTGTTGGGAAAACGACTTCTGCTGTAAATCTAGCTATTGCATTATCAAAAAGAGATTATAATACTCTTTTAATTGACCTTGATCCAACAGCATCTTGTTCTTTATCTTTAGGTTTTAATGAAGAAAATATTTTTGGAGATGTGTTTGATGTTTTCAGCTATTCAAAGACTATTGATAAAGTAATTCATCCTACAGAAATGGAAAAACTTTTTTGCATTCCTCAAATGAAATTAAATTCTATTGAAGAAGGAAGGCAAAATAGATTGTTAGCAAATAATTATTTGCTGCGAAATATTATTAATAGTATTAGAGAAAATTATGATTTCATAATTTTTGATTGTCCTCCTTATTTATTTGGTACAACTTCACTAGCATTAATTGCATCGGATTCAGTTCTTGCCCCCATTAGAACAGATGAATATTCTTTGGATGCGATAAAGACATTAACAAGAAGAGTTGACTATGTTAGAACATTATATAATAATAATTTGAAAATTGACGGCATATTTTTAACAGCTTACGAAAATAATATAAAAGCAGCGTTTAAGATAAAAACAGAATTGTATAAAAGATTTCCGAGCATGATGTTAAATATTTCTATACCGAAAGATGTAAATATGCTGAATGCTACTTTTAGGAAAAAACCACTTATTTTATTGTTGCCAAAATCCAGAGCTTCTGAGGCATATATGAATTTAGCGGATGAATTATTAACGAAATATAATTTGCAGTTTTAG